The genomic DNA AAGCTGGGCGCCCATATTCTCAAATGGGTTTTTCAGCTCGATCTCTTTAGCGACTGTTACGCCGTCCTTTGTGATCGTCGGCGCGCCGAACTTCCTGTCAAGAATCGCGTTTCTTCCTTTTGGTCCAAGTGTTGCCTTAACAGCATCACTCAATATGGTTATACCATTGAGTAACGATCTTCTTGCTTCTTCATTAAATATTAACTGCTTAGCCATTTATTCCTCCTGATATCATAATTAAGTTGTTTTTGTGCGGGATTATCCTAAGATGCCCAGTACGTCATCTTCTCTGATAATAAGGTATTCAACGTCGTCCATGCTGATCTTTGAACCTGAGTATTTATCAAAAAGAACAACATCGCCCTTCTTGACCTCTATCTTCTGCAGCTTGCCGTCATCTGTGACCCTGCCCGGGCCTACAGCTATGACTTCACCCTTCTGGGGTTTCTCTTTAGCTGAATCAGGTATG from Thermodesulfovibrionia bacterium includes the following:
- a CDS encoding co-chaperone GroES encodes the protein MKFKPLKDRILVKYSEEPTRSAGGLYIPDSAKEKPQKGEVIAVGPGRVTDDGKLQKIEVKKGDVVLFDKYSGSKISMDDVEYLIIREDDVLGILG